In Arachis hypogaea cultivar Tifrunner chromosome 17, arahy.Tifrunner.gnm2.J5K5, whole genome shotgun sequence, a single window of DNA contains:
- the LOC112764552 gene encoding protein ABA AND ROS SENSITIVE 1, whose amino-acid sequence MDAQAKKKAAFRAKLAQKKEKRIDSPLVRYNEFNQPVCRVCDVVLKSESIWDAHQISRKHREAIDNLKANAAGLTQQNNAKPAVGNRFPKAKPEQPSEPLSKKPEPSQEVPKAQSSSVLPPNFFDDSARKTEKKSSDSGRNVGVSAQSQVSKLEERGNFRGHDAAPSKVSQATTETRQTSAKTSDAEDNQTKGSLPEGFFDNKDADLRARGIKPVKPDVKDEYKEFEKLIQEDLKEVDDRLEEEEIDAAEMIEEAESVEQKIFRERVEMLKKKRLELKAAKSAKRGKTCEGETKEESRHEEESSSDDESGENFAVDWRAQHL is encoded by the exons ATGGATGCACAAGCTAAGAAAAAGGCAGCTTTTCGTGCTAAATTGGCCCAGAAGAAGGAAAAGCGTATAGATTCTCCCCTTGTAAG GTATAATGAATTCAATCAACCTGTTTGTCGGGTTTGTGATGTTGTTCTGAAGTCTGAATCTATATGGGATGCACACCAAATCTCCCGTAAGCATCGCGAG GCGATTGATAATCTTAAAGCTAATGCAGCTGGATTAACGCAGCAAAACAATGCAAAGCCTGCTGTTGGTAACAGATTTCCCAAAGCCAAACCTGAACAACCTTCCGAACCACTATCCAAAAAGCCTGAACCTTCACAAGAAGTACCTAAAGCCCAGTCGTCGTCTGTGCTTCCACCAAATTTTTTTGATGACAGTGCAAGGAAAACCG AAAAGAAATCATCTGATTCAGGAAGAAATGTGGGAGTTTCTGCTCAAAGTCAGGTGTCAAAGTTGGAGGAAAGAGGTAATTTTCGTGGTCATGATGCTGCGCCGTCAAAGGTTAGTCAAGCAACAACAGAGACTAGGCAGACCTCAGCCAAAACTTCTGATGcagaggacaaccaaacaaaAGGATCTCTGCCTGAAGGCTTTTTTGACAATAAGGATGCGGATTTGCGGGCACGTGGCATTAAGCCTGTGAAGCCAGATGTCAA GGATGAGTACAAGGAGTTTGAGAAGCTGATTCAAGAGGACTTGAAGGAGGTGGATGACCGATTGGAAGAAGAAGAG ATTGATGCTGCTGAAATGATAGAAGAAGCTGAATCCGTTGAACAAAA GATCTTCAGGGAGAGAGTGGAAATGTTGAAGAAAAAGAGACTGGAGCTGAAAGCAGCAAAGTCAGCAAAGCGAGGTAAAACTTGTGAGGGTGAAACCAAGGAGGAGTCAAGGCATGAAGAAGAGTCATCCAGTGATGATGAAAGTGGTGAAAATTTTGCTGTGGACTGGAGAGCACAACACTTGTGA
- the LOC112766374 gene encoding tRNA threonylcarbamoyladenosine dehydratase 2, which yields MEKGKYLALVGTGALFGSVSTIFFLRLLQNHKKVVRQYNKNATELNGLETCTIAGKKNDKAVNEDLLKDEIVSEHLTRNIQFFGFESQQKVSASYVVVIGLGGVGSHAASMLLRSGVGKLLLVDFDQVSLSSLNRHAVATRADVGIPKAQCLKEHFSSIFPECQVDAKVLLYDSSTEEEILSGHPDFVLDCIDNIDTKVALLAACVRRGLKVLSATGAGARADPTRIRIADLRESTNDPLSRSVRHRLRKDHGIEGGIPVVFSLEKPKAKLLPFKGPNGEEENPSDYQIVPGFRVRIIPVLGTIPAIFGQVMASYVVTELAGFQVQTEPIVNFDTDHYHTLHQRLIEHEELVYGTSQQVQVDVEEVMYIVKELWHGRSARDQLVKEVGRGMWRSVNELMLVRWDCEKPASISNLILLKFKEVDEHESRTLDDIKEKEPEFYNSVNAVLKRAEIDFGYAH from the exons atggaGAAAGGTAAATACTTAGCATTGGTTGGAACCGGTGCTCTTTTTGGCTCTGTATCTACCATCTTCTTTCTTAGGCTCCTTCAAAACCATAA aAAAGTGGTGCGGCAGTATAATAAGAATGCTACTGAGTTAAATG GTCTTGAGACTTGCACTATTGCTGGAAAGAAGAATGATAAGGCAGTTAATGAAGATCTTCTGAAGGATGAGATTGTTTCTGAACATCTAACTAG GAACATTCAGTTTTTTGGCTTTGAGTCTCAGCAGAAAGTGAGTGCATCATATGTTGTGGTCATTGGTCTTGGAGGGGTTGGCAGTCATGCTGCATCTATGCTCTTGAGATCAGGGGTCGGCAAGCTTCTTCTTGTGGACTTTGAtcag gtttctctttcatcattaaatcgACACGCTGTTGCAACAAGAGCAGATGTTGGTATCCCAAAAGCGCAGTGCCTTAAGGAGCATTTCTCATCTATCTTTCCTGAGTGCCAAGTAGATGCAAAAGTACTGCTATATGATTCATCTACCGAAGAAGAAATTTTGTCAGGCCACCCTGACTTTGTCTTGGATTGTATTGATAACATTGATACTAAG GTGGCACTTCTTGCTGCTTGTGTACGGAGGGGCTTGAAGGTGTTATCTGCCACTGGGGCTGGTGCTAGAGCCGATCCAACTAGAATCCGCATTGCTGATTTAAGAGAGTCAACTAATGATCCATTGTCTCGATCT GTGAGACACCGTTTGAGGAAAGATCATGGCATTGAAGGTGGCATCCCGGTTGTATTTTCTTTAGAAAAACCCAAAGCTAAGTTGCTTCCATTTAAGGGTCCAAATGGTGAAGAGGAAAATCCTTCAGACTACCAG ATAGTACCAGGCTTCAGGGTCCGTATCATACCGGTGTTAGGCACAATCCCTGCAATATTTGGACAAGTTATGGCATCCTATGTTGTGACGGAATTAGCAGGATTTCAAGTTCAAACAGAACCGATAGTCAATTTTGATACCGATCATTACCATACTCTCCATCAACGCCTTATTGAGCATGAGGAGTTAGTATATGGAACATCACAGCAAGTGCAG GTAGATGTTGAAGAAGTGATGTATATTGTAAAAGAATTATGGCATGGAAGAAGTGCTAGAGACCAGCTTGTGAAAGAAGTTGGACGAGGAATGTGGCGATCAGTTAATGAATTAATGCTTGTAAG GTGGGATTGCGAAAAGCCGGCttctatatcaaatttaattcttTTGAAATTCAAAGAG GTTGATGAGCATGAATCTAGAACATTGGATGATATAAAGGAAAAGGAACCTGAATTCTACAACAGTGTAAATGCAGTGTTAAAACGAGCTGAAATTGACTTTGGCTACGCACATTAA